Proteins encoded in a region of the Stieleria neptunia genome:
- the proS gene encoding proline--tRNA ligase, translated as MAKAPKTAISPTRADDYPEWYQQVIKAADLAENSPVRGCMVIKPWGYQLWENMQRALDDMFKATGHQNAYFPLFIPMSFLEKEAEHVEGFAKECAVVTHHRLEPDPEGGLRPAGQLEEPLIVRPTSETIIGATYAKWVQSYRDLPILINQWANVVRWEMRTRMFLRTAEFLWQEGHTVHATDTEAIEETERMINVYADFARNWMAMPVTIGAKTAGERFPGAVETLSIEAMMQDRKALQAGTSHFLGQNFSKAQEIVFQSESGSREYAWTTSWGVSTRLVGALIMTHSDDDGFVLPPKLAPIHVVILPIYKDDSRSAVMEYIHALRDALRAQSYDGVPVRVEIDDRDMRGGEKKWHHVKRGVPIRLEVGPKDMEKNSVFMGRRDQPKSVGMDRNELVATIGTLLGEIQQSLYDRADQLRIENTVTITNEADFRDFFTPKNAGNPEIHGGFAMCHFADEASIDALLKELKVTIRCVPSENNDTPGTCFATGKPAEKQAIFAKAY; from the coding sequence ATGGCCAAAGCCCCCAAGACCGCGATCTCTCCCACCCGCGCCGACGATTACCCGGAGTGGTACCAGCAAGTCATCAAGGCAGCCGACCTGGCGGAAAATTCGCCGGTCCGCGGTTGCATGGTGATCAAACCCTGGGGCTACCAGCTCTGGGAAAACATGCAGCGCGCCTTGGACGACATGTTCAAAGCGACCGGGCACCAGAACGCCTACTTTCCGCTGTTCATTCCGATGAGCTTCTTGGAAAAGGAAGCCGAGCACGTCGAAGGGTTTGCCAAAGAGTGCGCCGTCGTCACCCACCATCGTTTGGAACCCGATCCCGAAGGCGGGTTGCGACCGGCCGGCCAGTTGGAAGAACCGTTGATCGTCCGGCCGACCAGTGAAACGATCATCGGCGCGACGTACGCTAAATGGGTCCAAAGCTATCGCGACCTGCCGATTCTGATCAACCAATGGGCCAACGTCGTCCGTTGGGAAATGCGAACACGTATGTTCCTGCGGACCGCCGAGTTTCTCTGGCAAGAAGGACACACGGTCCATGCCACCGACACCGAAGCGATCGAAGAAACCGAGCGGATGATCAACGTCTACGCCGACTTTGCACGCAACTGGATGGCGATGCCGGTCACGATCGGCGCCAAAACCGCGGGCGAGCGATTTCCCGGTGCCGTCGAAACGCTTTCGATCGAAGCGATGATGCAAGACCGCAAAGCGCTGCAAGCCGGCACCAGCCACTTCCTGGGCCAAAACTTTTCCAAAGCGCAAGAGATTGTGTTCCAAAGCGAATCGGGATCACGCGAGTACGCTTGGACGACGTCGTGGGGTGTTTCGACACGATTGGTCGGCGCCCTGATCATGACGCACAGCGACGACGACGGATTTGTGTTGCCGCCAAAACTGGCGCCGATCCACGTTGTGATTCTGCCGATCTACAAAGACGACTCGCGTAGCGCCGTGATGGAATACATCCACGCCTTGCGCGATGCATTGCGAGCCCAATCCTACGACGGGGTGCCGGTGCGCGTCGAAATCGACGACCGCGACATGCGCGGTGGCGAAAAGAAATGGCATCACGTCAAACGGGGCGTCCCGATCCGCTTGGAAGTCGGACCCAAAGACATGGAAAAGAACTCGGTCTTCATGGGACGACGCGACCAGCCCAAGAGCGTCGGCATGGACCGTAACGAATTGGTCGCGACCATCGGAACACTGCTCGGCGAGATTCAACAATCGCTCTACGATCGCGCCGATCAGTTGCGAATCGAAAACACGGTCACGATCACCAACGAAGCCGATTTCCGTGATTTCTTCACGCCCAAAAATGCGGGCAACCCGGAGATCCATGGCGGATTTGCGATGTGTCATTTCGCCGACGAAGCGAGTATCGACGCGTTGTTGAAAGAGTTAAAGGTGACGATCCGTTGTGTGCCGAGCGAAAACAACGACACACCGGGCACGTGCTTCGCGACCGGCAAGCCCGCGGAGAAACAGGCGATCTTTGCCAAGGCGTATTAG
- a CDS encoding EutN/CcmL family microcompartment protein: MKLARTIGSITLSKSHPAMANAKLRLVEVVDSIERVDTEPLGGDTIVAWDLCSTGLGDLVALAEGPEAAQPFKPDVKPLDASIVALLDEVEL; the protein is encoded by the coding sequence ATGAAACTGGCACGCACCATCGGCTCGATCACGCTTTCCAAGTCGCATCCCGCGATGGCCAACGCCAAGCTGCGTCTGGTCGAGGTCGTTGATTCGATCGAACGGGTCGACACCGAACCGCTCGGCGGGGACACGATCGTGGCCTGGGACTTGTGCAGCACCGGACTGGGCGACCTGGTCGCCTTGGCCGAAGGCCCCGAGGCCGCCCAGCCGTTTAAGCCAGACGTCAAACCCTTGGACGCTTCGATTGTCGCCTTGCTGGACGAGGTTGAATTGTAG
- a CDS encoding adenosine kinase, whose product MALYDVFGVGNALVDIQARVDDALLRELSLDKGIMTLVDDEQQSGVLSRLDGRPLNRCAGGSAANTIVALAEFGGAAGYIGKVGSDAIGDFFLKDMSDLGVSIQVTPADQPTGTCAVLITDDAQRTMLTNLAASTSLGPDDIDEHKIASSKYVYVEGYLLTGETTKAAAYKAFELAKKHDVKVAFTASDPFLVNLIRDEIWDLITGPVDLFFCNEEEAKSLTGETDALRCAVKIHEHCENVALTLGGKGSIVMHGGEEFPIEGVKVDAVDTTGAGDMYAGAMLYGITSGLDWRTAGHLASHAAARVVSQLGARLDRKFTKEEIEDLSRLTD is encoded by the coding sequence ATGGCTTTGTATGACGTTTTTGGTGTCGGTAACGCGCTGGTTGATATTCAGGCACGTGTGGACGACGCGCTGTTACGCGAGCTATCACTCGACAAGGGGATCATGACGCTTGTCGACGACGAACAACAATCCGGCGTGCTCAGCCGTCTCGATGGACGCCCGCTGAATCGCTGTGCCGGTGGTTCGGCCGCCAACACCATCGTCGCCTTGGCCGAATTCGGCGGAGCGGCGGGCTACATCGGCAAGGTCGGCAGCGACGCGATCGGCGATTTCTTTTTGAAAGACATGAGCGACCTGGGCGTGTCGATCCAAGTCACGCCGGCGGACCAGCCGACGGGCACCTGCGCGGTGCTGATCACCGATGATGCCCAGCGAACGATGCTGACCAACCTGGCCGCCTCGACCAGCCTGGGCCCGGACGACATCGACGAGCACAAGATCGCCAGCTCCAAGTACGTCTACGTCGAAGGCTATCTGCTGACCGGCGAAACCACCAAAGCGGCCGCCTACAAGGCGTTCGAACTGGCGAAAAAACATGATGTCAAAGTCGCCTTCACAGCCTCCGACCCGTTCCTGGTCAACTTGATCCGCGATGAGATCTGGGATCTGATCACCGGCCCGGTCGACTTGTTCTTCTGCAACGAAGAGGAAGCCAAGTCGCTGACCGGCGAGACCGACGCGTTGCGGTGTGCCGTCAAGATTCACGAACACTGCGAAAACGTGGCGCTGACGTTGGGCGGCAAAGGGTCGATCGTGATGCACGGCGGCGAAGAGTTCCCGATCGAAGGCGTGAAAGTCGATGCGGTCGACACCACCGGTGCCGGTGACATGTACGCCGGTGCGATGCTGTACGGGATCACCAGCGGCTTGGATTGGCGAACGGCGGGACACCTGGCGTCACACGCCGCCGCTCGAGTCGTTTCGCAACTGGGCGCCCGGTTGGATCGCAAATTCACCAAGGAAGAAATCGAGGACCTCAGTCGATTGACCGATTAA
- a CDS encoding lactate/malate dehydrogenase family protein, translating into MKVSIIGGGGLVGSCAAYALQCGGLAREIALLDVNQELAVGQALDLQHGGPSVADQTIVGGGYEHIPSSDVICITAGLRRKPDESRLDLINRNTDLFVQILNDVKAAGPKPTAIVLVVSNPVDILTYVAAQKLGLPENQVIGLGTQLDTIRFCALIAEQLKSPPTQTRALILGEHGESMVPVWSSATIAGLPLDKYPGWSPTLATQLFTRTRGSGAEVIKRKGGAGFAVGIAIRDVIDAVILDQRRVLPVSSVQRGCFGVRDVALSVPTVVGRTGVVDRMEIDLWPKEVQGMRASGAALRKTLDVVLKRIR; encoded by the coding sequence ATGAAAGTTTCAATCATCGGCGGCGGCGGATTAGTCGGTTCTTGTGCCGCGTATGCCTTGCAGTGCGGCGGTCTGGCCCGTGAAATCGCGCTGCTGGATGTGAACCAGGAATTGGCCGTCGGCCAAGCACTCGACTTGCAGCACGGCGGACCGAGTGTCGCCGACCAAACGATCGTCGGCGGCGGTTATGAACACATCCCCAGCAGCGATGTGATCTGCATCACCGCGGGACTGCGCCGCAAGCCGGACGAGTCGCGATTGGATTTGATCAATCGCAACACCGATTTGTTCGTCCAGATTCTCAACGACGTCAAAGCGGCGGGACCGAAGCCGACCGCGATCGTCTTGGTGGTCAGCAACCCGGTCGACATCTTGACCTACGTCGCCGCCCAGAAACTGGGGCTACCGGAAAACCAAGTCATCGGTTTGGGCACCCAGCTGGACACGATCCGATTCTGTGCGTTGATTGCCGAGCAGCTCAAATCGCCGCCGACGCAGACCCGCGCCTTGATCTTGGGCGAGCACGGTGAGTCGATGGTGCCGGTTTGGAGCAGTGCGACGATCGCGGGACTGCCGTTGGACAAGTACCCCGGTTGGTCGCCGACGCTGGCGACGCAACTGTTCACGCGGACCCGCGGCAGCGGCGCCGAAGTGATCAAACGCAAGGGCGGAGCCGGCTTTGCGGTCGGTATTGCGATTCGCGATGTGATCGACGCGGTGATTCTGGATCAACGCCGTGTGCTCCCGGTCAGCAGTGTCCAACGCGGCTGTTTCGGTGTTCGTGATGTCGCCCTGTCGGTCCCCACGGTCGTCGGCCGAACGGGCGTCGTCGATCGGATGGAAATCGATCTGTGGCCGAAAGAGGTCCAAGGCATGCGTGCCAGTGGCGCCGCCCTCCGCAAGACCCTCGATGTGGTCCTGAAACGCATCCGCTGA
- a CDS encoding class II aldolase/adducin family protein, producing the protein MQNIHKIKQDMCDIGRRIYNRQFAAANDGNITVRISDNEVLCTPTLHCKGFLTPEDISTVDMTGKQIAGRKKRSSEALLHLEIYKQREDIRSVVHCHPPHATAFAIAREPIPQCILPEVEVFLGDVPITKYETPGGQAFADTIIPFVAKTNVMILANHGTVSYGETVEQAYWWTEILDSYCRMLMLAKQLGNVSYLDQQKSKELLDLKDQWGYKDPRNTKEYEDCDICANDIFRDSWKESGVERRAFTPPPAMPAQPASSGNGQAMPAGIDEEQLVKLITDEVMRQMKA; encoded by the coding sequence ATGCAAAATATCCACAAGATCAAACAGGACATGTGCGACATCGGCCGTCGCATTTACAATCGCCAGTTCGCCGCGGCCAACGACGGCAACATCACCGTGCGGATCAGCGACAACGAAGTCCTGTGCACGCCGACGTTGCACTGCAAAGGGTTCTTGACGCCCGAAGACATTTCCACCGTCGACATGACGGGCAAGCAGATCGCCGGTCGCAAGAAACGATCCAGCGAAGCGTTGCTGCACCTGGAAATCTACAAACAACGCGAAGACATTCGCAGCGTGGTTCACTGCCACCCGCCGCACGCGACCGCGTTTGCGATCGCACGCGAGCCGATCCCGCAGTGCATCTTGCCCGAGGTCGAGGTGTTCTTGGGCGATGTGCCGATCACCAAGTATGAAACGCCCGGCGGTCAGGCGTTTGCCGATACGATTATTCCTTTCGTCGCCAAGACCAACGTCATGATTCTGGCCAACCACGGCACGGTCAGCTATGGCGAAACCGTCGAACAGGCCTACTGGTGGACGGAGATCCTGGATTCCTATTGCCGCATGTTGATGCTGGCCAAACAACTCGGCAACGTGTCGTATCTGGATCAACAGAAATCGAAAGAACTGTTGGATCTGAAAGACCAATGGGGATACAAGGACCCGCGGAACACCAAGGAGTACGAGGATTGCGACATCTGTGCCAACGACATCTTCCGCGACTCGTGGAAAGAGTCGGGTGTCGAGCGGCGTGCGTTCACCCCGCCACCGGCGATGCCGGCCCAACCGGCCAGTTCCGGAAACGGCCAAGCGATGCCGGCCGGTATCGATGAAGAGCAGCTCGTCAAACTGATCACCGACGAAGTGATGCGGCAGATGAAGGCTTAG
- a CDS encoding EutN/CcmL family microcompartment protein — MQPAIVLGSTRATVKHESLVGMRLVVLQPIGADENADGPPLIALDQLGSRKGDHVMITSDGSYAREACNHDLTPARWTVIGLIDDIEA, encoded by the coding sequence ATGCAACCTGCGATTGTCCTCGGATCGACCCGCGCCACCGTCAAGCATGAAAGCTTGGTCGGCATGCGTTTGGTCGTCTTGCAGCCGATCGGGGCGGATGAGAACGCCGACGGGCCGCCGCTGATTGCGTTGGACCAACTCGGTTCACGCAAGGGCGATCACGTGATGATCACCAGCGACGGTTCGTATGCCCGCGAGGCCTGCAACCACGATCTGACGCCGGCCCGTTGGACGGTGATCGGATTGATCGACGACATCGAAGCTTAG
- a CDS encoding carboxypeptidase regulatory-like domain-containing protein produces the protein MNGGRGVVCQPSPGGAPCFKLRIALSRQPPATGIGGQSMEMTMLRIFLIAFGLLVAMAAPASALITGGKDEPVKPTGLPDGSLPLANLKTRIAWWEGPPFGGGQYHFEYSGTTSDLQSAIDLFAQVKSPRKQLIVRSGVQTSFWLNITDKTKQHTIDWQFVVWRPSNWQQLRDAKAGLLPPGEEGDGPKTELVVHVSDRIEWKSLTIPPTLTVVDERLESNGLSTDQGAALKGHIHDSDGAAIAGATITIGKDADQVTASSDAEGAFLASQIPAGTHRVVVAARGFASKDKYYHRFTKSTFKRLDVTLAKAAEVPVRVIDDQGQPLEGVEIRVAVCLDRSGNFYRVAGEHQYTSDASGEFVVTDVPHGKLKLSSRTQGYYYNSVLNQHDTAESPIVLTLQPTGTVKVSVATADGQPVTSKYIVEIDEAGIDSAKGAPVGSWGGSANIGADGSYTFKNVPPGDYVVSGKPNPGRSADRTDPATVHIKGKDQHHVKLTAK, from the coding sequence ATGAACGGGGGGCGAGGTGTCGTTTGCCAACCCTCACCGGGTGGCGCACCCTGTTTCAAGCTGCGGATCGCCCTGTCGCGGCAGCCCCCGGCGACCGGCATCGGCGGACAATCGATGGAGATGACCATGCTTCGAATTTTTCTGATCGCATTCGGTTTGCTTGTCGCAATGGCGGCGCCCGCGTCGGCGTTGATCACCGGCGGCAAAGACGAGCCCGTCAAGCCCACGGGGCTACCGGACGGCTCGCTGCCGCTGGCAAATTTAAAAACCCGAATCGCTTGGTGGGAAGGGCCGCCCTTCGGCGGTGGTCAGTATCACTTCGAGTACTCCGGCACGACAAGCGATCTGCAATCGGCCATCGACCTGTTTGCCCAGGTCAAATCGCCTCGCAAGCAGTTGATCGTTCGCAGCGGCGTTCAAACGAGTTTCTGGCTGAACATCACCGACAAAACGAAGCAGCATACGATCGACTGGCAATTCGTGGTTTGGCGGCCGTCCAACTGGCAGCAACTGCGAGACGCCAAAGCGGGCCTGTTGCCACCGGGGGAAGAAGGAGACGGCCCCAAGACCGAACTGGTCGTTCACGTGAGCGATCGGATCGAGTGGAAGTCGCTGACCATTCCGCCGACGCTGACGGTGGTCGATGAACGCTTGGAATCCAATGGACTCTCGACCGATCAAGGTGCCGCGCTCAAGGGCCACATCCATGATTCCGACGGGGCCGCGATCGCCGGAGCGACGATCACGATCGGCAAGGATGCGGATCAAGTCACGGCATCGAGCGACGCCGAAGGGGCATTTCTGGCGTCCCAAATCCCTGCCGGCACCCATCGAGTCGTGGTCGCCGCCCGCGGATTTGCATCGAAAGACAAATACTACCATCGCTTCACAAAGTCCACCTTCAAAAGGCTGGACGTGACGCTCGCCAAAGCCGCCGAGGTTCCCGTGCGTGTGATCGATGACCAAGGCCAACCACTCGAAGGTGTCGAGATCCGAGTCGCAGTCTGCCTCGATCGCTCGGGGAATTTCTATCGCGTCGCCGGGGAACATCAATACACATCGGACGCGTCTGGCGAGTTTGTGGTCACCGACGTGCCCCACGGCAAACTCAAGCTCAGCAGCCGAACCCAAGGCTACTACTACAACTCGGTGTTGAACCAACACGATACCGCCGAGTCACCGATCGTTCTGACGTTGCAGCCGACTGGAACGGTCAAGGTGTCCGTCGCGACCGCCGACGGCCAACCGGTGACATCGAAGTACATCGTGGAAATCGATGAGGCCGGGATCGATTCGGCCAAGGGGGCACCGGTGGGCAGTTGGGGTGGTTCGGCCAACATCGGTGCTGACGGCAGCTACACGTTCAAAAACGTCCCACCGGGCGACTACGTCGTCAGCGGCAAACCGAATCCCGGCCGCAGCGCCGATCGGACGGATCCGGCAACGGTCCACATCAAGGGCAAGGACCAGCACCACGTCAAGCTGACGGCGAAGTGA